The region TTCCACTAATGGCTTCGATCCAGCTCATGTGCGCGCGGCTGGGTATGGTGACGGGGCGCGGGCTGGCAGCCGCAGTGCGGATTTACCATCCACGCTGGGTGCTCTGGGGATCCTGCTCGATTCTCGTCCTCGCCAACCTCATCAACATCGGTGCTGATCTCGGCGGTATGGCAGATGCGACCGAGCTCATTACGGGGATCCGATCGCTCCTCTGGATTCCAGTCTATGCGGTCGTCATCATGGGGTTGTTGTTCTGGAGTTCCTACAAGCTGATCGCGCGGATTTTCAAATGGATGACGGTCGTCTTGTTCGCCTACGTGTTCGCTGCGTTTTACGCTCACGTCGATTGGAAGCACGCGCTGGCAGTGACGTTCGTTCCCCATCTGGAGTGGTCACGCGGATTCCTGTCGGTGCTTGTGGCAATTCTGGGGACCACGATTTCTCCCTATCTCTTCTTTTGGCAAGCCGCCGAGGAGGTCGAAGAAGGACGGACCAAGGGCCAAACGCACGCCGGGCACAAGGGCGCGACCGCGGGGGAATTGAGAAGCGCGCGCGCCGACACGATCGTGGGTATGTTCTTCTCGAATCTAATCATGTATTTCATCATTCTGACAACGGCTGCCACTTTACATGCCCACGGGCAAACCGACATCACCACGGCCCGGCAGGCCGCCGAAGCATTGCGTCCGCTGGCCGGCCAGGGAGCCTACCTGCTCTTCACCCTGGGCTTGATCGGCACGGGAATGGTGGGCGTGCCGGTCCTCGTGGGATCATGCGCCTATGCGGTGGCAGAAGGATCAGCGTGGCGTGGCTCCATGGCCGACAAGCCAAGAAGCGCGCGCAAGTTCTACGCCGTCATGGGCGCTGCGATGGCGTTGGGCCTCGTGCTGGATTACCTGGGTTTCAACGCGGTGAAAATGCTGTTCTGGTCGGCTGTCATCAATGGCCTCCTGGCGCCGCCCCTGATCCTGCTTGTCATTCTCCTCACCAGTAACCCCAAAGTAATGGGTAAGCGCGTGAACCCGCCGCTACTCAGGTATTTAGGCTGGGCTACCTTCGGTGTCATGACTGCGGCAGCGGTGGGGATGATCGTGACATCTTGAAATATTCCTATGCAACTGAGAGCCCTGCATCCTCGTTAGGAGGGGGCGGCCTGGAATCCACATGTCGTTCGACCCCAGGCACTTTGTTGAGCCAGGCCCAAGACGACATCTTCGCGATTCCCAAACACCTATGATCCAAGTAAAGTTTTGCGCTCAACCCGGCGCCCGAACCAGAGGGTGTTTCGCGGTTTCCAACGGTTGCAGATCATGGAGGTTTCAACAATGCGTGTAAGGAACAAGGAACGACACCACACGGGACGCATCGGGTGGCTGCGCGCGGCGGTACTCGGCGCGAACGACGGCATCCTTTCAACATCGAGTCTGGTGCTCGGTGTCGCGGCTGCACATGCGACTCCCAGCAACGTTTTGATCGCCGGGGTCGCCGGCCTCGTGGCTGGGGCCATGTCGATGGCTGCCGGGGAGTACGTGTCTGTCCACTCTCAGGCAGACACCGAACAAGCCGAACTCGAACTGGAGCGCGCGGAACTCAAAACAGACGCCAAGGGCGAGCGTAAGGAACTGGCGGCAATCTACGTCGCTCGCGGGCTCGAGACTTCGCTCGCGACAGAGGTCGCCAGGCAGCTGATGGCCCATGACGCGCTGGGCGCCCATGCCCATGACGAACTCGGCATCACCGAAACTCTCCGTGCGCGTCCGATTCAGGCGGCGTTGGCATCGGCGGGCAGCTTCGCCGTTGGAGCCGCCATGCCTCTCCTGGTCACGGCCATGGCCCCGGCGGCGGGTTTGATTCCTTTTGTCTTTGGAACTTCTCTGGTATTCCTCGCGCTTCTAGGCGGCGTGGCTGCGCGCACAGGGGGTGCCGCAGTGACGAGGGGTGCAATCCGCGTCACGCTCTGGGGTGCGCTGGCCATGGCGCTGACCGCAAGCGTCGGGTCGCTGTTCGGAACAGTTGCATGAGCGATGAACTCGCGACAGTCCAGGAGTTCCCGCAACGAACTCTATCCCTGGAATGGAGGGCGGGCAGGAATCACGAGTCTTACTTCAGCGCCACCTCCGGTTCGCCGACCAGTTCCTCAAAAAGCGTCCGGTAATGAATCATGGCCTGGCGCAAGTCTTCGGTGCTGGCCTGCCCCCGCGTTTGACGGAGCGCGGTTTCGTGGGCTGCACGGTAATTTTCGAGAACCATTGGATGATCCACAGAGATATCCGCCGCACGCTGTTCAAAGTCGCTTACCGGATAGCCACGCGTGGACATCACATCACCCAGCAGTTGGTCGGCGTCCGTGACTGCACCTCCGGGGCCGTCAACGAACCGCGACTGAACCTTGCCCCAGGACTCAATAAACCGCGCACGATCGCCCGGAGCGAGCGGCCGGATGTGCAAGCCCTCCACTCGTTCTGCGCGCCCGTCGAGCGCCGCTTCTGCTTTCCGCTGGCTCCCGCCTTCTTTAACGGCACGAGTATATTCAGCGCCGCCAAACTGAGTGCGTAGTCTTTTCGTTCGGCGTTTACGAATAAGAATCCGGATGACGATGCCTGCGACCACCATCACGGCGACCACGATGAATATGGCTATTTGTGTCTGGCTTACCGCTGACAAGTTCATGGTTTTCCTCCGAATGTAAATTCCAGCTACCGTCTGCTAAAAGCTGATGTGGAGCTGGATCGTGTCATGAACGCGATACCCCCTGTCAACCAGAACCAAATGTCCCCCGATGATGACGTAACGGTAGCCTCGAGGAGGACGGCCCAAACCGCGCGTAAAATCATTGGGCGCCGGGCGACTCATCCTTCGCATATCACGATCGAGCACGTAGCCCGGCCGAAGCCGATTTTCGTAGCCGTTGTTCCATCGGCTGTCTTGTCCAAAAAGCCCCTGGTTGTGGTTCTGGTGTTGGTTGTAATAGGTACGCGCGTATTGGCGTTGATTCTCGTTGAACTGGCGATATTCCTTTTTACTCTGGCCGCGATTCTGGTCTTTTGCCACAGCCACACCGCAGGTCAAAGCCAGGAGCACCGCCGCACACGCCGTCATCCACCATTGTGTCTTCATAGGTTTTCTCCAAATCATACTGAGATTTTCATCTTGAATTTCTGGGTTGCTGCAGGCATAGGCCTCAGCAAATGAGCGTTCCATGACCTTTATATCCGAAGGCGAAGCGCGTGTCGGCTCATTACTGCTCACACGCCTGGTCAAATCAGCACACGCAGGTTTTGCGAGGGGGAATAATGGGCGGACGAGTGGAGGTCAGTGAACCTGCATCAGGTGGGACCAAGCTAAGTTGCTTTAGGATATGAAAACAATTCCCCAAACTGGGTATTTTCGAGCCTTAGGTGGCTCTTCTCGCCCGAAAGATTATCCTCATAGGCCTCTTCGTCCGGCCGCAACTAGCAACCTTTTTCGGTTGGCATCTAACGCACTGCTGTCCAAATTAGCTGAGATTCAAGACCCTGACCCGCATGAATATTGGTTAAAACTGTTGTGATTGTCGATTTTCAAGTTCAGGTCTCCCATTCTGCTGTCCCAGTTAGCGATAGGAAAATTCCAGTTGTTGGATGATTGGTCAGCAACACCAGCACGTCGCCGGTCTCGGGGCGAAGCACCTCGATGCGTCGGAAGAATTGAGGACAATCCTGATGCCCTCTCGGACTCTTCCAGAAAATGATCTGGTCTTGGAGAATGGATCCCCGCTCCGGGACGAGTCGGTCTTCGGCGACCCCGTAATCGGCATTGCTTTTCAGTCGAGAGACCAAGAACACTCCTTCCTCCGTCCAACGATGGTAGAGGCGGTAATCGGTAAAGCCGCGATCCATCACCACGATCGTCCCCGCGTCAAACTGGAGCGTGGAGGCGATGCGGCTCTCATGCACCGCTCCTTCGGTGATGACAGCAAAGTGCGGCAGATACCCCTCATGATCGAGCACCATATGAATCTTCACGGCTCCCTTGCTCCGGCGAAAGCGCGCCCAATCGAAGACGCTGGCGCACAGATCAATCACGGTAGCATCGAGGCTCAACAGCTTGTTGCGAAAGCGAAACTTCTTGGGGAGAGGACCTTGCTGCCGGCAGCGTTCCAACAAATCCAGGAAGATCTGTTGATACAACTCCCAGGGACGATGGGCGTTGGCGTAGGCCAGCGTGGAGCGACTCGGTCGCGTGATCCCCAAGTGTGCCAGCTTCCCCTCACAACTCGCCAAACCATCGCAAATCTCGCGCAGCGATTGCGCTCGTCCCAACTGGCAAAAGAGCATGGCCACGAACTGGCCCCAACAGGTAAATCCCCGAGCATGCCGCTCGGCCCGGCTTTCTTGTACCCGGCGTTGAAACTCCCAACGCGGAAAAAG is a window of Terriglobia bacterium DNA encoding:
- a CDS encoding IS4 family transposase, which produces LFPRWEFQRRVQESRAERHARGFTCWGQFVAMLFCQLGRAQSLREICDGLASCEGKLAHLGITRPSRSTLAYANAHRPWELYQQIFLDLLERCRQQGPLPKKFRFRNKLLSLDATVIDLCASVFDWARFRRSKGAVKIHMVLDHEGYLPHFAVITEGAVHESRIASTLQFDAGTIVVMDRGFTDYRLYHRWTEEGVFLVSRLKSNADYGVAEDRLVPERGSILQDQIIFWKSPRGHQDCPQFFRRIEVLRPETGDVLVLLTNHPTTGIFLSLTGTAEWET
- a CDS encoding Nramp family divalent metal transporter; translated protein: MGPGLITGAADDDPSGISTYSVAGAAYGYATLWIALLTFPLMASIQLMCARLGMVTGRGLAAAVRIYHPRWVLWGSCSILVLANLINIGADLGGMADATELITGIRSLLWIPVYAVVIMGLLFWSSYKLIARIFKWMTVVLFAYVFAAFYAHVDWKHALAVTFVPHLEWSRGFLSVLVAILGTTISPYLFFWQAAEEVEEGRTKGQTHAGHKGATAGELRSARADTIVGMFFSNLIMYFIILTTAATLHAHGQTDITTARQAAEALRPLAGQGAYLLFTLGLIGTGMVGVPVLVGSCAYAVAEGSAWRGSMADKPRSARKFYAVMGAAMALGLVLDYLGFNAVKMLFWSAVINGLLAPPLILLVILLTSNPKVMGKRVNPPLLRYLGWATFGVMTAAAVGMIVTS
- a CDS encoding VIT family protein translates to MRVRNKERHHTGRIGWLRAAVLGANDGILSTSSLVLGVAAAHATPSNVLIAGVAGLVAGAMSMAAGEYVSVHSQADTEQAELELERAELKTDAKGERKELAAIYVARGLETSLATEVARQLMAHDALGAHAHDELGITETLRARPIQAALASAGSFAVGAAMPLLVTAMAPAAGLIPFVFGTSLVFLALLGGVAARTGGAAVTRGAIRVTLWGALAMALTASVGSLFGTVA